Genomic DNA from Nonomuraea rubra:
GAGGAATGCGTCGCACTCGGCGCAGCCTGCCTGGCGCTGGACCACGTGGACGAGCACTTCTTCTCACCCGACGGCTCGATCTCCCGCCCCGCCGCCCCCCGCCGGCTCGCCTGACCCGTCCGGCCTCTCCCGAATCGGCCTGGCCGGGCCGCTGACACCGGCGCCCGCTTCCCCTTCCGAACCACACCCCCTCACGAAGGACAGCTCATGCGCAGATCCGTCCCGTCCATGGCCGCCGCCCTGGTCCTCGCCGGGTTACTGGCCCCGGCGCCCGCCGCCGCCGATCCCGTGCCGGGGCGAATCGCCTACCGGCCCGCCGTGCCGGTCCCCGCCACGTACCGGCTGGACTGCGACGGCGACCGGCCCGGCAGCACCTGCACGGTGGTGACGACCGCCAGGCATCGCCTGGGCCACGTGGAGGAGTTCAGCACCACCGTCAGGAGCGGTGACCAGGTCTGGGCCCGTGACACCGTCTACAGCCGTGAGGGGCAGGTGCGCAGCCGGCCCTTCGTCCTGCCCGAGCAGGACGTGACGGTGGACGTCAAGGTCAGCTCCATGCCGGAGAAGTTCGTGGGCACGCCGCTGCGGCTGATGGCGTGGAACCTGTTCGTCGGCGGCACGATCAACCGCCAGGAGACGACGGGCGAGAACCTGACGCAGCTGATCGAGTACCTCAACGAGGTCGACCCCGACGTCTTCTTCGTGGTCGAGGCGTACGGATCCGGCCAGAAGATCCTGGACGGGCTCAACGCCGGGCGGGCGGCGGACGACCGTTTCTCCGCGGTCCAGCTCACCACGCCGGAGGACTACAGCGTCAACGGCGACAACCTGTGGCTGTACACCAAGCTCGAGATCGAGAAGGTCTACCCGCGCTACGCCGACGCCGACATCTCCTCCTTCAACCTGGGCGGCGCCCGGCTGGGCCTGCCGAACGGGCAGCACGTCCACGCGTTCAGCCTCTGGACCTGGCACGACGGCCCGGCTCGCCACGACAGTCACGACGCGGCCATACAGAACCTGTTCGGCCTGCCCCGGACGAAGACGACCGAGCAGATCCTCGACAACGACCGTCAGCGCCGCATGGCTATGGGCAAGGCCATCCTGGAGAAGGCCATCCCGTCCTTCATCGGCGACGACGACGCCCCGGTGCTCATGGGCGGGGATCTCAACGCCCTGCCGCATGAGGACTGGACCGCGCAGTTCGCGAACGCGCGCGGGCACGGGGGCCTGGTGCTGCCGTGGCCGTACACCAAGCTGTACAACGACGCGGGCTTCGTCGACACCTTCCGCTACGCCAACCCCGACGCCGGGCGCTACCCGGGCAGCACCTTCAGCCCGCTGAGCGGCTACCTGGCCACGCCCGGCCGCATCGACTACGTCTGGGCGCGCGGCAGGGACGTGCGCGTCCTCGGCTCCCGCACCGACGTGCGGCGCCTGCCCCGGCACCAGGACAGCCGGCTCGACCAGCCCTACCCGTTCTACTCCGACCACGGCTCGGTCATCACCGACGTGCTGATCCGCGGCAAGGGGACCGGCCCCGACCGGCCCGCCGTGAACGAGCGGCCCGCGGACCCGCGCGAGGTCTGGCATGCGACCCCGGACGGCGTCCGCGTGCCCCCGTCCGAGCTCAGCGCGACCGCGACCACCTTCAAGCCCGGCATCGGGGACCCGGGGAACGCCGTGGACGGGAACCCGCTCACCGACTACCACTCCTACTACCCGGAGGTCGCGCCGCAGCCCCACTACATCACGGTCGACCTGGGGAAGGTCAGGACGCTGTCCGCGGTGCGGTTCCAGCCCAAGCTGCGCTCCAACATGAACGGCACCGTCCTCGAGGGCATGGTGCAGGTCAGCACCGACGGCACGACGTTCACCGACGTCGAGCGGGTCGAGTGGCGGCGCGTCACGGAACCGAACGACGTGGACCTGAAAGGCGTCTCCGCCCGGTTCCTGAGACTGCGCGTGGACTACGGCATCGGCGGGGCCTCCGCCCTGTCGGAGATCATTCCGTACGAGGCGCGCAGCTAGCCGCGAAATACCGCAGAGCACACCTGGTTCCTGGATTAAGACGCGGATCGCCGAAGAACCTCCTGCTTCACTTCACGGCGTACGAAATTCCGTGAACAAGATTCAGGAGAAATCCCATGTTCCGTGTTCGCCGGCAGTTCGCCGCGCTCGCGCTGACCACCGCCGCCCTCGGCGCCACGGCCGCCCTGGCGGCCCCCGCACACGCGGCCGGGGCCACGGCCCGGGTCGTCGGCGGGATCGTGATCATCCAGGGCACGACCGGCAACGACAGCATCGATGTCGTGCAATCGGGGAACAGCGTGCGGATCAGCTCGGTCCTGCACGCTGTCACCTCCGGCGGCGCCCCCTGCGTCCAGCTGGGGGCCGTCGTGTCCTGCCCGGCCACGCAGCTGTCGGTCCAGGCCAGGATGGGGTCGGGTGACGACGTCGTACGCGTCAGCGCCTCCACCATCGACACGACCCTGATCGGCAACGCCGGGGTCGACAGACTCTCCGGCGGGTCCGACAGGGACTTCCTCGACGGCGGCCCCGGGAACGACTTCCTGTCCGGCAACGCCGGCGTGGACAGCGCCCAGGGCGGTGACGGCGTCGACTCGTGCTCGGCCGAGACCGAGGTCAACTGCGAGAGCTAGGCAGTCAGCGGCCCTCCCCGTCCCGGGCGGGGAGGGCCGCTCCGCGCTGACCGCCCCGTCCAGGCCGGGAACGGCCCGGACGCGGCCGGCGAGTCGCCGAACTTCCCGGAGCCGGAGGGCGAGCTCGCGGTGCAGGGTGGCGCCGTGGGCGGTGCCGGGGTTCGACGCGTCGGAGCCTGCCAGCAGGGTGACGCCCGCGTCGCGGAGCTCGGCGACCGTGCGGTAGGCCACCCTCAGGTCGTGGCGCGCCCCGCCGGGCAGCGGGAACGGGCCCATGGTGAGCATGCGGCGCGAGTGCTCCGTCAGGCGCGGGGCCACCCGCGGGTCC
This window encodes:
- a CDS encoding discoidin domain-containing protein; protein product: MRRSVPSMAAALVLAGLLAPAPAAADPVPGRIAYRPAVPVPATYRLDCDGDRPGSTCTVVTTARHRLGHVEEFSTTVRSGDQVWARDTVYSREGQVRSRPFVLPEQDVTVDVKVSSMPEKFVGTPLRLMAWNLFVGGTINRQETTGENLTQLIEYLNEVDPDVFFVVEAYGSGQKILDGLNAGRAADDRFSAVQLTTPEDYSVNGDNLWLYTKLEIEKVYPRYADADISSFNLGGARLGLPNGQHVHAFSLWTWHDGPARHDSHDAAIQNLFGLPRTKTTEQILDNDRQRRMAMGKAILEKAIPSFIGDDDAPVLMGGDLNALPHEDWTAQFANARGHGGLVLPWPYTKLYNDAGFVDTFRYANPDAGRYPGSTFSPLSGYLATPGRIDYVWARGRDVRVLGSRTDVRRLPRHQDSRLDQPYPFYSDHGSVITDVLIRGKGTGPDRPAVNERPADPREVWHATPDGVRVPPSELSATATTFKPGIGDPGNAVDGNPLTDYHSYYPEVAPQPHYITVDLGKVRTLSAVRFQPKLRSNMNGTVLEGMVQVSTDGTTFTDVERVEWRRVTEPNDVDLKGVSARFLRLRVDYGIGGASALSEIIPYEARS
- a CDS encoding calcium-binding protein, producing the protein MFRVRRQFAALALTTAALGATAALAAPAHAAGATARVVGGIVIIQGTTGNDSIDVVQSGNSVRISSVLHAVTSGGAPCVQLGAVVSCPATQLSVQARMGSGDDVVRVSASTIDTTLIGNAGVDRLSGGSDRDFLDGGPGNDFLSGNAGVDSAQGGDGVDSCSAETEVNCES